The following proteins are co-located in the Clostridiales bacterium genome:
- a CDS encoding ABC-F family ATP-binding cassette domain-containing protein, which produces MIQVEKLSFGFPAKDLYKEISFTLEVGQHCAFIGSNGVGKSTLVDMMIHPDQYLYDGKIIKDERCRIGYASQFAVRDKEQECTVFEYLSERFVENQQATVAVCEEMAVAEDAAPLFEKYQTLLDAFESMDGDHYANNIRKQLFVAGMRELEETRLSQLSGGEYKLLQIMREMLLSPNLLVLDEPDVFLDFDNLNRLCKLINGYNGTLLVVTHNRYLLNHCFNKLLHLENGDLQEYDGNYTEYRSSQLKEKLKLKLQNTSEQEEIERTQNMVNILRKRATILVNPVIGSAVNAKQTQLERLRARQIKAPFLEIREPKIELPVIEAISEHPVLSITDYQVSFDESLLKQISFELLAGEKVAIVGANGTGKTTLMRDIIKNHHPSIHIDENTSYACLSQLQGENIDEGKTVYEVMENFGFETREKIRAYLGNYCLEGDTLKQKAGQLSGGEKNLLQIAMIAATNAQLLILDEPTSHLDLYAQMALEKAISEYKGAVLMVSHDFYLVANCADYVLLVEDNTIRRMRTRSFRKMVYDKYFDQKYLEIDKKKQELEANITLAFQKNELITVEKLCSQLEALGASILVS; this is translated from the coding sequence ATGATTCAAGTAGAAAAACTTTCTTTTGGTTTTCCTGCAAAAGATTTATATAAAGAGATTTCATTTACACTGGAAGTGGGGCAGCATTGCGCTTTTATTGGAAGCAATGGTGTTGGGAAATCAACTCTTGTTGATATGATGATTCATCCTGATCAGTATTTGTACGATGGTAAGATCATCAAAGATGAACGCTGTCGAATTGGTTATGCCAGTCAGTTTGCTGTGAGAGATAAAGAGCAGGAATGTACTGTTTTTGAATATCTCAGTGAGAGATTCGTGGAAAATCAGCAAGCGACAGTAGCTGTGTGTGAAGAAATGGCAGTGGCTGAAGATGCAGCACCGCTATTTGAGAAATATCAGACTCTTTTAGATGCCTTTGAGTCCATGGATGGAGATCATTATGCAAACAACATCCGTAAGCAGCTATTCGTAGCGGGCATGCGTGAATTAGAAGAAACAAGATTATCGCAGCTTAGTGGCGGAGAGTATAAATTACTTCAGATTATGAGAGAAATGTTATTATCTCCAAATCTTCTCGTTCTGGACGAGCCGGATGTATTTCTTGATTTCGACAACTTAAATAGACTCTGCAAGTTGATTAATGGTTATAATGGTACATTATTAGTCGTTACACATAACAGATATTTATTGAATCATTGCTTTAACAAGTTATTACATTTAGAGAACGGTGATCTTCAGGAATATGATGGTAACTATACAGAATATCGTTCGTCCCAGCTAAAGGAAAAACTAAAGCTGAAACTCCAGAATACCTCCGAACAGGAAGAAATTGAGCGCACGCAGAATATGGTTAATATTCTGCGCAAAAGAGCTACGATACTTGTCAATCCTGTTATTGGAAGCGCTGTAAATGCAAAGCAAACACAGCTTGAACGGCTGCGTGCAAGACAAATTAAGGCACCTTTTCTTGAAATTCGTGAGCCGAAGATTGAACTTCCTGTAATAGAAGCTATCTCAGAGCATCCTGTTTTAAGCATTACAGATTATCAGGTTTCATTTGATGAAAGCTTGTTGAAACAGATCAGTTTTGAATTGCTGGCTGGTGAAAAAGTGGCCATCGTTGGAGCGAATGGTACGGGAAAAACGACTTTAATGCGGGATATCATAAAGAATCACCATCCTTCCATCCATATCGATGAGAATACAAGCTATGCATGTTTATCTCAGCTTCAGGGCGAGAATATAGATGAAGGGAAAACAGTATATGAGGTTATGGAAAACTTTGGTTTCGAGACAAGGGAAAAGATTCGTGCATACCTCGGAAACTATTGTTTGGAAGGTGATACCTTAAAGCAGAAGGCAGGGCAGTTATCCGGCGGAGAAAAGAATTTGCTCCAGATTGCAATGATTGCAGCTACAAATGCGCAGCTTCTGATTCTTGATGAGCCGACCAGCCATTTGGATCTTTACGCACAGATGGCTTTGGAAAAAGCCATCTCTGAATATAAAGGAGCTGTACTCATGGTAAGCCACGATTTCTATCTTGTAGCGAATTGTGCGGATTATGTTTTACTTGTAGAAGACAATACGATCAGGCGTATGCGTACACGATCTTTTCGGAAAATGGTATATGACAAATATTTTGATCAGAAGTATTTAGAAATAGACAAGAAAAAACAAGAATTAGAAGCCAATATTACATTGGCTTTTCAAAAGAATGAGCTCATAACTGTAGAAAAACTTTGCAGCCAGTTAGAAGCACTGGGCGCTAGTATACTCGTATCATAA
- a CDS encoding diguanylate cyclase encodes MKRKIWFTFIIMAIMPTLLISYVMLQYVQTATIDSKMESLCRTSRMMEHRLTDYSNALRSDLQKKTKLSLVMQLIHESAEDTESLDLQERTQLRMRLLDDISFPVISGAIIDIKGNVLISTIPSEEGMNLRKTELYNEMISGRESYLGIVTINETSDILDYAVPIKAEDGKTIGILKQTLKMDPLQEYLDTLDINDNDYSFLIKKNGMLVFQYNKANSGMLYQDYRNKNTLDQLIKEFRSGQLKSESGEVNFEKEGDKYVGSYKTVDKLGCIAVASVKRDTVYSDIHKSKEIMVAIGLVVALLAISGGYYTSLVLTRPLKQISSCTKKMTDGDLTIRCSCSGNGEFQELCSGINSLADNLQKSERELRLSSRIDSLTHLPNRSAIYEVLDTLLYKNPNQALLMLDLDGYSDINENLGYEIGERVLMEVSDVLRLLPQHICYPSRLIGDTFLIFITNWTSAKYPEQIAERIIKEIEGIRFIDEIHIDISISIGIEYTNVEKIDKKKLIKHSSLAMQKSKTLGTNSYFIYNPYLQREM; translated from the coding sequence ATGAAGCGTAAGATTTGGTTTACCTTTATCATAATGGCAATCATGCCAACCCTCCTAATCAGTTATGTAATGCTTCAATATGTACAAACTGCAACGATCGATTCCAAAATGGAAAGCCTCTGCCGAACATCCAGGATGATGGAGCATCGGCTGACGGACTATTCTAATGCGTTGCGTTCGGATCTTCAAAAAAAGACGAAGCTGTCACTCGTAATGCAACTGATCCACGAGTCGGCGGAGGATACCGAGTCCCTTGATCTTCAGGAGCGCACGCAGTTAAGAATGCGGCTGCTCGATGATATCAGTTTTCCCGTCATCAGTGGAGCGATTATCGATATTAAAGGAAACGTTCTGATCTCTACCATTCCATCTGAAGAGGGAATGAATTTGAGAAAGACTGAGCTATACAATGAAATGATCTCAGGAAGAGAATCTTACCTCGGTATTGTGACAATCAATGAAACCTCAGACATCCTTGACTATGCAGTTCCCATAAAAGCTGAAGATGGTAAAACTATTGGGATTCTCAAACAGACTTTAAAGATGGACCCGCTGCAGGAATACTTAGATACCCTTGATATCAATGATAATGATTACTCATTTTTGATTAAAAAGAACGGTATGCTTGTTTTTCAATATAATAAGGCTAACTCGGGTATGCTCTATCAAGACTATCGTAATAAAAATACACTTGACCAGCTGATCAAGGAATTCCGGAGCGGACAACTAAAATCTGAAAGCGGGGAAGTAAACTTTGAAAAAGAAGGAGACAAATATGTTGGTTCGTATAAAACTGTTGATAAACTGGGCTGCATAGCGGTTGCTTCTGTAAAACGAGATACAGTCTATAGTGATATCCATAAGTCCAAAGAGATAATGGTTGCAATCGGCTTGGTCGTGGCACTGCTTGCAATTTCAGGCGGTTACTACACTAGTCTTGTTCTGACAAGACCACTGAAACAGATCAGCAGCTGTACAAAGAAGATGACTGACGGCGATCTTACCATTCGGTGTTCCTGCAGTGGGAACGGTGAATTTCAGGAACTATGTTCAGGCATCAACAGTCTGGCAGATAATCTGCAGAAGAGCGAACGAGAATTGCGGCTTTCTTCCCGTATTGACAGCCTGACCCATTTGCCAAACCGCAGTGCGATTTATGAGGTTTTGGATACGCTATTGTATAAGAATCCAAATCAGGCGCTCCTGATGCTTGATTTAGACGGTTATTCGGATATAAATGAGAATCTGGGATATGAGATTGGAGAAAGGGTACTGATGGAAGTTTCAGATGTCCTGCGATTGCTTCCTCAGCATATTTGCTATCCGTCCAGACTGATTGGAGATACCTTCTTGATCTTTATTACCAACTGGACTTCCGCCAAGTATCCGGAACAAATTGCGGAGCGAATTATAAAAGAAATCGAAGGAATCCGATTTATTGATGAAATACATATTGACATTAGTATCAGTATTGGTATAGAATATACAAATGTCGAGAAAATTGATAAAAAGAAGCTGATCAAGCACAGCAGTCTGGCGATGCAAAAGTCCAAGACCCTCGGCACGAATTCCTACTTTATTTATAACCCGTATCTGCAGCGCGAAATGTAA
- a CDS encoding thioredoxin-dependent thiol peroxidase, which translates to MLKEGMKAPDFTLEDKDGRLVSLSDFEGKKVVLYFYPRDNTPGCTKQACAFKEAYDGFRSEDIIVIGISKDSSKSHQKFAEKYELPFRLLSDPELIAIKGYDVWQEKKLYGKSSMGVARSTYIIDEEGMILKVFEKAKPDTNAFEILEFLESRK; encoded by the coding sequence ATGTTAAAAGAGGGAATGAAAGCACCGGACTTTACTTTGGAGGACAAGGATGGGAGGCTTGTAAGCCTGTCCGACTTTGAAGGCAAGAAGGTTGTTTTATATTTTTATCCACGGGATAATACACCGGGCTGTACAAAGCAGGCCTGCGCTTTCAAAGAGGCTTATGATGGGTTTCGTTCAGAAGATATTATTGTAATTGGAATCAGCAAGGACAGCAGTAAATCACATCAGAAATTTGCTGAGAAATATGAACTTCCCTTTCGTTTACTCTCAGATCCTGAACTGATTGCAATTAAGGGATATGATGTTTGGCAGGAGAAAAAGCTGTACGGAAAGAGTTCTATGGGTGTTGCAAGATCGACTTATATCATCGACGAAGAGGGAATGATTCTTAAGGTTTTTGAAAAAGCTAAGCCCGACACCAATGCATTTGAAATTCTGGAGTTTCTGGAAAGTAGAAAGTAG
- a CDS encoding DUF1294 domain-containing protein, whose amino-acid sequence MKEWIYIIIGWNFGTFLLMGADKFLAVKNMRRISEQTLLTVAFVMGGFGSLLGSILFRHKTRKWKFRLLLPVALLFNLSVLFLIWYYLL is encoded by the coding sequence ATGAAAGAATGGATCTATATCATAATTGGATGGAATTTTGGAACCTTTTTATTGATGGGTGCTGACAAGTTTCTGGCAGTAAAAAATATGAGGCGTATCAGTGAACAGACGCTGCTTACGGTTGCTTTTGTGATGGGAGGATTTGGAAGCCTGCTGGGCTCTATTCTGTTTCGCCATAAGACGCGAAAATGGAAGTTTCGGCTCCTGCTGCCTGTTGCGCTGCTGTTTAACCTGTCAGTTCTATTTTTGATTTGGTATTATCTACTTTAA
- a CDS encoding HD domain-containing protein, whose protein sequence is MKRLNLTIGRVMSVMLRALDQIDVRLVDHGHRVAYIVYKMMQASGAYSLREMQELVIVSSLHDIGAYKTEEINNMLRFESDDVFDHSIYGYLFMKYMSPLSNWAEVILYHHFNDNHYEKVNAEKRIRDIAVMIHLADRMDILMQSSQSLQQAMDDLDHQEYRFGRDAISLFKKANKQIDLGECIKNGSYLGELKEMLKHADFSGETMMKFIHMIAYSIDFRSETTVTHVVSTVSISLELGRLMGLEEEDLEKIELGAYLHDIGKIATPLEILEKPGGLTQEEMRIMREHIEITGDILKGRVQDEIYQVAYRHHEKLDGRGYPLKLKADQLTMNDRIVAVSDMMSALAGKRSYKESFSKEVVIDILQRQMDSGKLDQSVIETAISNYDFIMECCRINTLRITEIYHKIKSEFKVIKMEMLGLI, encoded by the coding sequence ATGAAAAGGCTCAATCTTACAATCGGGCGTGTCATGTCGGTCATGCTCAGAGCCTTGGACCAGATCGACGTTAGATTGGTCGACCATGGACACCGAGTAGCGTATATCGTATATAAAATGATGCAGGCATCGGGAGCTTATTCCCTGCGAGAGATGCAGGAGCTCGTCATCGTTTCCTCGCTTCACGATATCGGTGCATACAAAACCGAAGAGATCAACAACATGCTGAGGTTCGAATCCGATGATGTATTCGACCATTCCATTTACGGATATCTTTTCATGAAATATATGTCACCGCTGAGCAATTGGGCTGAGGTCATTCTTTATCACCACTTCAATGATAATCACTATGAAAAAGTCAATGCGGAAAAAAGAATCAGAGATATCGCTGTGATGATCCATCTTGCTGACCGCATGGATATTCTAATGCAGAGTTCTCAAAGCTTACAGCAAGCGATGGACGACCTGGATCACCAGGAGTACCGATTTGGCCGTGATGCAATCTCGCTTTTTAAAAAGGCAAACAAACAAATTGATCTGGGAGAATGTATTAAAAATGGGTCCTATTTGGGAGAACTGAAAGAGATGCTGAAACATGCAGACTTTTCAGGAGAAACGATGATGAAGTTTATTCACATGATCGCTTACTCCATCGACTTCCGAAGTGAGACTACGGTTACTCATGTGGTTTCAACTGTCAGCATCAGCCTGGAACTGGGCAGGCTTATGGGGCTAGAGGAAGAAGACCTGGAGAAAATAGAACTGGGCGCATATCTTCATGATATTGGTAAAATTGCCACTCCTCTTGAAATTCTTGAAAAGCCTGGCGGCTTAACCCAGGAAGAGATGCGGATCATGAGAGAGCACATAGAGATCACCGGAGACATCTTAAAAGGCCGGGTTCAGGATGAAATCTACCAAGTTGCTTACAGACATCACGAAAAATTGGATGGTCGAGGCTATCCCTTGAAACTAAAAGCAGACCAGTTGACGATGAATGATCGGATCGTGGCAGTTTCGGATATGATGAGCGCGCTTGCCGGTAAAAGAAGCTACAAGGAAAGTTTTTCTAAAGAAGTGGTGATAGATATCTTACAGAGACAGATGGACAGTGGAAAACTGGATCAAAGTGTGATTGAGACCGCGATCTCCAACTATGACTTTATCATGGAATGCTGCCGAATAAATACCTTGAGAATCACTGAGATTTATCATAAGATAAAAAGTGAATTTAAAGTTATAAAAATGGAGATGCTGGGATTGATATGA
- a CDS encoding sigma-70 family RNA polymerase sigma factor, translating to MKEIYEDIILRHLKEIPEEGVRMALDAYGGPVRTICKNILFDCTSEDVEEAVADSFVELWKSANRFDKRAGYSLKSYLYGIARHKALDKRRAMNKAGEHLPIEEVALQAEVDIEGDYARKLNDNIVHDTVEHMEEPMRSVFILRYFYFAKIKEIAVRLGLTPKTVENHLYRGKDRLRLELTERGIRYE from the coding sequence ATGAAGGAGATTTATGAAGATATCATCCTGCGTCATCTAAAAGAAATCCCGGAAGAGGGGGTGCGTATGGCGCTTGACGCTTACGGCGGACCCGTCAGAACAATCTGTAAAAACATATTGTTTGACTGCACTTCTGAGGATGTGGAGGAGGCTGTGGCTGACAGTTTTGTTGAGCTTTGGAAGTCAGCAAACAGGTTTGACAAAAGAGCAGGGTATTCATTGAAAAGTTATCTGTACGGAATTGCGAGGCATAAGGCTTTGGATAAGAGAAGAGCAATGAATAAAGCCGGAGAACATCTTCCTATTGAGGAGGTTGCTTTGCAGGCAGAGGTGGATATTGAAGGGGATTATGCAAGGAAGCTAAATGATAATATTGTGCATGATACGGTTGAGCATATGGAGGAGCCCATGCGGTCTGTATTCATTCTTAGGTACTTTTATTTTGCTAAGATTAAGGAGATCGCTGTTCGCCTGGGGTTAACCCCCAAAACAGTGGAAAACCATTTGTACAGGGGAAAGGATCGATTACGTCTGGAATTGACAGAAAGGGGAATTCGTTATGAATAA
- a CDS encoding diguanylate cyclase produces MEKYLRIDNNLMAAAMLGIVVLIAFRRLDRSDRLNKVFLITSQIVIFELLLETATCVLNRSMAVWAAPLSTALHVILYSLAPVLTYFWYLLISNWCIPDRKLTHRSHYLFTIPVFINFVITVLSPVYGLVFYIDGTNVYHRGPLFVLSVSIVYFYIAYAFLLVCMHRGKIVKEEYTPMLVFGILPLIGGFVQAHFYGALLMWSSASYSLVVVYIFLQQRMVHIDDLTGAWTRSTFEYCINRRKRQKRYEAFGLIVLDIDELKRINDEHGHFEGDYALRTTVQLIKSVLRKTDIIARTGGDEFLIILDCNTREKIDVTVDRIKDSFRKHNENSNKEYVLDCSIGAELYDSNFESFDQFMHYVDSLMYHNKRRKKYG; encoded by the coding sequence ATGGAAAAATACTTGAGAATTGACAACAATCTGATGGCTGCTGCGATGCTTGGAATTGTGGTTTTAATCGCTTTTAGGAGGCTTGACCGAAGTGATCGCCTGAACAAAGTTTTTTTAATTACAAGCCAGATTGTCATATTTGAATTGCTTCTTGAGACCGCAACCTGTGTGTTGAACCGCAGCATGGCAGTATGGGCAGCACCCTTGTCCACAGCGCTCCATGTGATCCTATATTCTCTTGCTCCTGTTCTTACGTATTTTTGGTATCTATTAATATCCAATTGGTGTATACCGGATCGGAAGCTAACGCATCGAAGCCATTATCTGTTTACGATCCCGGTTTTCATAAATTTTGTCATAACGGTCTTATCTCCGGTTTATGGCCTTGTGTTCTACATAGATGGCACCAACGTGTATCACCGAGGCCCTCTGTTTGTGCTTTCTGTGAGCATCGTATACTTTTATATCGCATATGCATTTCTCCTTGTATGTATGCATAGAGGGAAAATTGTCAAGGAAGAGTATACCCCAATGCTGGTGTTCGGAATCCTCCCTTTGATCGGCGGGTTTGTTCAGGCGCACTTCTACGGTGCGCTTCTCATGTGGAGCAGTGCTTCGTATTCCCTTGTTGTTGTCTATATCTTTCTACAGCAAAGGATGGTTCATATCGATGACTTGACCGGAGCATGGACAAGAAGCACCTTTGAGTACTGCATCAATAGAAGAAAACGCCAGAAACGGTATGAAGCCTTCGGATTGATTGTACTGGATATCGATGAATTGAAGCGGATTAATGATGAGCACGGTCATTTCGAAGGAGATTACGCTTTGAGAACAACAGTTCAGCTTATTAAAAGTGTTTTACGGAAAACCGACATCATCGCCAGAACCGGCGGAGACGAATTTCTGATCATTTTAGACTGCAATACGAGAGAAAAAATTGATGTGACCGTGGATCGGATTAAAGACAGTTTTCGAAAGCACAACGAGAATTCCAATAAAGAGTATGTCCTTGACTGCAGCATTGGCGCGGAACTCTATGATTCAAACTTTGAAAGTTTTGATCAGTTTATGCATTATGTGGACAGCCTGATGTATCATAATAAGAGAAGAAAGAAATACGGATGA
- a CDS encoding aldo/keto reductase encodes MQYRVMGKTGDRISVLGYGCMRFPKLNGKIDEERTKRQIYTAIEAGVNYFDTAYIYPSSETVLGNVLAGGYREKVMIASKIPPLLVHSVKDMENILETQLKRLKTDYIDYYLVHSLNSKEGWDRMKRLGIESFLEKAKQEGRIRRIGFSYHGEGRDFKDIVDDYPWDFCQIQYNYMDENAQAGREGLMHAAAKGLGISVMEPLRGGLLAAQMPEHIDAIWKNSGIGGTPAEWALRWVWNHPEVTVLLSGMNEEAQLSENLRVADSSVPGSLTEKQKECIDAVKKALNEKLKVGCTGCGYCMPCPAGVNIPVCFSYYNDKSIYEDKTVGMQYMGMLAGMDGGKPSYASLCKDCGKCERHCPQNIPIRAHLKDVSKSMEPFYFKPVAGVLGGYYKLRGRFVSKGKK; translated from the coding sequence ATGCAATATAGAGTAATGGGAAAAACAGGAGATCGAATTTCTGTACTGGGATACGGGTGCATGAGATTCCCGAAATTGAATGGGAAAATCGATGAAGAGCGAACCAAACGGCAAATTTATACCGCCATAGAAGCCGGTGTAAATTATTTTGATACGGCATATATTTACCCAAGCAGCGAAACGGTGCTGGGCAATGTTCTGGCGGGAGGATATCGGGAAAAGGTGATGATTGCTAGCAAAATCCCGCCGCTTTTAGTTCACTCTGTAAAGGATATGGAGAACATTCTTGAAACACAGTTGAAACGTCTGAAGACGGATTATATCGATTACTATCTCGTTCATTCGCTGAACAGTAAAGAGGGTTGGGACAGAATGAAACGGCTTGGAATCGAGAGCTTTCTTGAGAAGGCAAAGCAGGAGGGGAGAATCCGGAGAATTGGTTTCTCTTACCATGGAGAGGGCCGCGATTTCAAGGATATTGTGGACGATTACCCCTGGGATTTTTGCCAGATCCAATATAACTATATGGATGAAAATGCACAAGCCGGCAGGGAAGGCTTGATGCATGCTGCTGCAAAAGGTCTGGGAATTTCCGTAATGGAACCGCTGCGGGGAGGCCTGCTTGCAGCACAGATGCCAGAGCATATCGATGCCATTTGGAAAAATTCCGGTATTGGCGGTACTCCTGCAGAATGGGCATTGCGCTGGGTCTGGAACCATCCGGAGGTCACCGTTCTCCTATCGGGAATGAATGAGGAAGCCCAGCTTTCGGAAAACTTGCGGGTGGCCGATTCATCCGTTCCCGGTTCGCTTACGGAAAAGCAGAAAGAGTGTATTGATGCAGTCAAAAAGGCTCTGAATGAGAAGCTCAAAGTAGGATGTACCGGCTGCGGTTATTGTATGCCCTGCCCTGCCGGTGTCAACATTCCTGTCTGTTTCAGCTATTACAATGACAAGTCCATTTATGAAGACAAAACGGTAGGAATGCAGTATATGGGAATGCTTGCTGGAATGGACGGTGGAAAACCGTCCTATGCATCTCTTTGCAAGGATTGCGGAAAATGTGAGCGGCATTGCCCTCAAAATATTCCCATCAGAGCGCATCTTAAGGATGTGTCAAAATCCATGGAGCCATTCTATTTCAAACCTGTTGCAGGGGTTCTTGGCGGTTATTACAAACTCAGAGGTCGTTTTGTATCAAAAGGCAAGAAATAA
- a CDS encoding TetR/AcrR family transcriptional regulator: MKEITTDKRQAALEATLSLIAEQGFHATPMSQIAKKANIGVGTIYRYFSCKEELINELYIYVKQRMTESMMRCCKEDQSVRESFREALKSIICYVIEHPEELSFGEQYANSPLITQATKEHGGQIMEPIKGLFRRAQEENALKDLPMEVLLALVSGAVLSLAKLYNFTGIPLNEERLCMETDAIWDMIRNSAPLSTKA; this comes from the coding sequence ATGAAAGAGATCACCACAGATAAAAGGCAGGCAGCACTTGAAGCAACATTATCTTTGATTGCAGAGCAGGGTTTTCATGCGACTCCCATGTCCCAAATTGCCAAAAAGGCCAATATTGGCGTAGGCACAATCTACCGTTATTTTTCCTGCAAGGAAGAGTTGATAAATGAACTTTACATCTATGTGAAGCAGCGGATGACTGAGTCTATGATGAGATGCTGCAAAGAAGATCAATCGGTACGGGAGAGCTTTCGGGAGGCATTGAAAAGTATTATTTGTTATGTTATTGAGCACCCAGAGGAGCTGTCCTTTGGGGAACAGTATGCAAATTCGCCATTGATTACCCAGGCCACAAAAGAACATGGCGGGCAGATCATGGAACCGATTAAAGGCTTGTTTCGCAGAGCTCAAGAGGAAAATGCACTAAAGGATTTGCCAATGGAAGTGCTGCTTGCGCTGGTGTCAGGGGCGGTGCTCTCACTGGCAAAGTTATATAATTTTACAGGGATCCCCCTGAACGAAGAACGATTATGCATGGAAACGGATGCGATCTGGGATATGATTCGAAACAGTGCCCCCCTTTCGACTAAGGCGTAA
- a CDS encoding GGDEF domain-containing protein, whose amino-acid sequence MDNVTQDLNNIISNREIKTVFQPIISLRDGEVLGHEALSRITCVTNIKNIEELFILAGKYNCLWELEQLCRTKAFEAAFRFMVPPYDKKLFINVNPNVLHDETFQKGLTKEYLNQYQISPSNIIFEITERNIIKDLKGFIATVSHYKSQDYRIAIDDAGAGYSGLNLISDVNPNYIKLDMKLIRNVDSDGLKAALVKGMVELSKISNIHLIAEGIETAEEMEALIVLGVQYGQGYYIQQPDCAVKEIRQEIITKIKNANSRKYDAITSSIFNTPIKNLCTVTETISPSELVPDVFDVFRHSPSCIGLCVLKDKIPAGIVTKERLALKLSGQYGFALYQNKPISHVMDRDFLSVDCDTPVNVVSSIAMSRELEKLYDFIVVTKNGEFFGTVTIRDLLRKTTEIEVAAAKHQNPLTGLPGNLIIEQKLHRCVFDGGPYSVAYFDIDNFKAYNDVYGFENGDMVLKLLANLLMENLDSGEFIGHIGGDDFVVIVGLHVEEDFFQRIVSVFEDEVLKYYSHDDVVKGYIMTANRRNQIEKFPLITLTVASVNNRFRGFKDVFELTEALAFMKKDKKMKLKILE is encoded by the coding sequence ATGGACAACGTGACGCAGGATTTAAACAATATTATCAGTAACAGAGAGATCAAGACAGTGTTTCAGCCCATTATCTCTCTTCGTGACGGCGAGGTGTTGGGTCACGAAGCGCTGAGCAGAATTACATGTGTGACGAACATTAAGAACATTGAGGAACTGTTCATTCTAGCAGGGAAATACAATTGTTTATGGGAGCTTGAGCAGCTGTGCAGAACAAAAGCCTTTGAAGCTGCCTTCCGCTTTATGGTTCCGCCCTACGACAAAAAGCTCTTTATCAACGTCAATCCAAATGTTTTGCACGATGAAACGTTCCAGAAAGGATTGACGAAGGAGTATCTGAATCAGTATCAAATCTCCCCCAGCAATATCATTTTTGAAATCACTGAACGGAATATTATTAAAGATCTAAAGGGCTTTATTGCCACCGTATCCCATTATAAAAGCCAGGACTATAGAATTGCCATCGACGATGCCGGAGCTGGCTATTCCGGCTTGAATCTCATCAGTGATGTAAACCCCAACTATATCAAGCTTGACATGAAGCTGATTCGCAATGTCGACTCTGATGGGCTCAAAGCGGCTCTGGTAAAAGGCATGGTTGAACTTTCCAAGATTTCAAATATCCATCTGATTGCAGAAGGGATCGAAACAGCAGAGGAAATGGAGGCACTCATCGTGCTGGGCGTGCAGTACGGTCAGGGGTATTATATCCAGCAGCCGGACTGTGCGGTAAAGGAAATCAGGCAAGAAATCATCACGAAAATTAAGAATGCAAATTCCAGAAAGTACGATGCTATTACGAGCAGCATCTTTAATACCCCTATTAAAAACCTCTGCACAGTCACAGAAACCATATCGCCGTCAGAGCTTGTTCCCGATGTTTTCGATGTTTTCCGTCACTCCCCTTCCTGCATCGGTCTATGCGTATTGAAAGATAAAATTCCAGCGGGAATTGTGACCAAAGAGCGGCTCGCTTTGAAACTCAGCGGACAATATGGTTTTGCACTATATCAAAATAAACCGATCTCACATGTGATGGATCGGGATTTTCTATCAGTTGATTGTGATACTCCTGTCAATGTAGTGTCTTCCATCGCCATGTCCCGGGAGCTTGAAAAGCTATACGATTTTATTGTGGTTACAAAGAATGGTGAGTTTTTCGGGACGGTGACCATTCGAGATCTCTTGCGAAAGACCACGGAAATAGAGGTTGCTGCTGCAAAGCATCAAAATCCCCTCACTGGATTGCCAGGGAATCTCATCATTGAGCAGAAGCTCCACCGCTGTGTTTTTGATGGTGGACCTTATAGCGTGGCATATTTTGACATAGATAATTTTAAGGCATACAATGATGTTTACGGCTTCGAAAATGGTGATATGGTGCTAAAACTTTTAGCCAACCTTCTCATGGAAAATCTCGACAGCGGTGAGTTCATTGGACATATTGGCGGAGATGATTTTGTTGTGATTGTAGGCTTGCATGTCGAGGAGGATTTTTTTCAAAGGATTGTGTCAGTATTTGAAGATGAAGTCTTAAAATACTACAGCCATGATGACGTGGTTAAGGGCTACATCATGACCGCAAACAGACGGAACCAAATCGAGAAATTTCCGCTGATTACCTTGACCGTGGCGTCTGTGAATAATCGTTTCCGAGGATTTAAGGATGTCTTTGAATTGACGGAAGCACTGGCTTTTATGAAAAAAGATAAAAAGATGAAGCTGAAGATTCTCGAGTGA